From one Eucalyptus grandis isolate ANBG69807.140 chromosome 9, ASM1654582v1, whole genome shotgun sequence genomic stretch:
- the LOC120288529 gene encoding uncharacterized protein LOC120288529: MTEVTGWGSSAPRSGRRLWRQCREPDPPAEVAQAAQVPRRKTNHGVPELPRSCSVCSLKFYGWRELFAHMRTHLEKESRCMRELPAAGLLGGRGGSQGTDAAAAASQGADASGSAAHASPPRRGLGFKFDLNKPPPEEEDDNDDHGGSDFKKLPPKAEEGGGR, translated from the exons ATGACTGAAGTGACCGGCTGGGGGAGTTCCGCCCCGCGTAGCGGACGGAGATTGTGGAGGCAATGCAGAGAGCCAGACCCTCCGGCGGAGGTCGCGCAGGCGGCGCAGGTGCCGAGGCGGAAGACGAACCACGGAGTGCCCGAACTCCCGAGGTCGTGCAGCGTGTGCTCGTTGAAGTTCTACGGTTGGCGGGAGCTGTTCGCGCACATGAGGACTCACCTGGAGAAAGAGTCTCGGTGCATGCGCGAGCTTCCCGCCGCTGGACTCCTCGGTGGAAGGGGAG GGAGTCAAGGGACagacgcggcggcggcggcaagtcAGGGAGCAGATGCCAGTGGTTCGGCCGCCCATGCTTCGCCCCCGAGGCGAGGACTGGGCTTCAAATTTGATCTGAACAAGCCACCTCCAGAGGAGGAGGACGACAACGACGACCATGGCGGTTCGGATTTCAAAAAGCTGCCTCCGAAggcagaggaaggaggaggacggTAA
- the LOC104419581 gene encoding uncharacterized protein LOC104419581 isoform X2: MAAAAAASLRAGNGALSRLKALLHLPRLNRTLAGGELQAQEEQAEASSDGAAHLVEIDMSKWKTYDARSCGVTGHSIPKSPWTVLALLRDAGFNAYLVGGCVRDLILKRVPKDFDVITTASLQQVKEKFHRCDIVGKRFPICRVRIKGSVVEVSSFKTIAKRTEGKEKVAFSCKPSGCNKRDFILWRDSMHRDFTINSLFFDLSENKIYDYTNAMEDVRSLKLRTIIPAQLSFEEDCARILRGVRIAARLGLALSRDIEIAIGSLSSSIAGLNKHRLMLEINSILSYGAAEPSLCLLQRLRLLEIILPFHAAYLDQQNRGHSAQSSLMLMRLFFNMDKLVSCNQPSDCTLWIGLLAFHLALVNNPQDASVIWAFASTLHHGKWKGASQFANKHAKLRVNFVPEISGSSTYKSALAERVSNLASLVQESVSILSDMNRLIESMTRYPHSSCSGLVLIQEQVANNVREIFQVLVNDVEFYNDGRECFEINYELLGKGFLRETRHVLGTIILNTMSGGVVQQEEAVEDKKLLDAVGDQQEIVISKQSRHASLSHLIAQEVFKDDNKSSQPVSSSDSLEGSVDEQQKFNGGEVHFY, encoded by the exons atggcggcggcggcggcggcgtcgctGAGAGCCGGCAATGGCGCGCTCTCTCGCCTCAAGGCGCTGCTCCACCTTCCG AGATTGAACCGCACGCTCGCCGGAGGGGAGCTGCAAGCTCAGGAGGAGCAAGCGGAGGCGAGCTCCGACGGCGCTGCTCATCTGG TTGAGATCGATATGTCGAAGTGGAAGACGTATGATGCGAGGTCCTGTGGAGTGACTGGTCATTCGATCCCGAAGTCTCCTTGGACCGTCTTGGCTTTGCTTCGCGATGCAG GATTTAATGCTTATCTAGTCGGCGGATGTGTCAGAGAcctaattttaaaaagagttCCGAAAGATTTTGATGTCATTACCACCGCTAGTTTACAGCAG GTGAAGGAAAAATTTCATCGTTGTGATATTGTTGGAAAGCGATTCCCAATATGTAGGGTCCGGATTAAAGGTTCTGTGGTAGAG GTGTCCAGCTTTAAGACAATTGCAAAGAGGacagaaggaaaagagaaggttGCCTTTTCTTGCAAGCCAAGTGGCTGCAATAAAAGGGACTTCATCCTCTGGAGGGACTCGATGCATAGGGACTTCACAATAAACAG TTTGTTCTTTGATCTATCAGAgaacaaaatttatgattacACCAATGCAATGGAAGATGTGAGATCTTTGAAG CTTAGGACTATAATCCCTGCCCAGTTGTCTTTTGAAGAGGACTGTG CAAGAATCCTGCGTGGAGTGAGAATTGCAGCTCGTCTGGGTTTGGCATTGTCAAGGGatattgaaattgcaattggTAGCCTCTCATCATCCATTGCAGGTTTAAACAAG CACAGGCTAATGTTGGAGATAAATTCTATCCTATCCTATGGAGCTGCTGAGCCTTCTCTCTGTCTGCTTCAGAGACTTAGGCTACTTGAGATTATTCTCCCATTTCAT GCAGCGTATCTTGATCAGCAGAATAGGGGGCACTCTGCCCAAAGCTCCTTGATGTTGATG AGATTATTCTTCAATATGGACAAATTGGTTTCATGCAACCAGCCTTCAGACTGCACTTTGTG GATTGGACTATTGGCATTCCACTTGGCATTAGTGAATAACCCTCAAGATGCTTCAGTAATTTGGGCTTTTGCATCAACTCTCCATCATGGAAAATGGAAAGGAGCTTCCCAATTTGCAAATAAACATGCTAAACTACGAGTTAATTTTGTACCTGAGATCTCAGGGTCATCTACTTATAAGTCAGCACTTGCAGAACGCGTTAGCAATTTAGCATCTTTGGTGCAGGAATCTGTCTCTATCTTAAGTGATATGAACAGACTAATTGAATCGATGACCAGATATCCACATTCCTCTTGTTCTGGTTTG GTGCTCATCCAAGAGCAGGTGGCGAATAATGTTAGAGAAATTTTTCAAGTGCTGGTTAATGATGTTGAATTTTACAATGATGGAAGAGAGTGTTTTGAAATTAACTATGAGTTACTTGGTAAGGGTTTTCTTCGTGAAACAAGACATGTTCTTGGCACAATCATTTTGAATACTATGAGTGGTGGAGTAGTGCAACAAGAGGAGGCTGTTGAGGATAAGAAGCTTTTGGATGCTGTTGGGGATCAACAAGAAATTGTTATCAGCAAGCAGTCGAGGCATGCTTCTCTAAGCCATTTGATAGCTCAAGAGGTATTCAAGGATGATAATAAGAGCAGTCAACCAGTGTCAAGTTCTGATTCACTCGAAGGAAGTGTTGATGAACAACAGAAGTTTAATGGGGGGGAGGTGCATTTCTATTGA
- the LOC104419581 gene encoding uncharacterized protein LOC104419581 isoform X1, whose protein sequence is MAAAAAASLRAGNGALSRLKALLHLPVSLRLNRTLAGGELQAQEEQAEASSDGAAHLVEIDMSKWKTYDARSCGVTGHSIPKSPWTVLALLRDAGFNAYLVGGCVRDLILKRVPKDFDVITTASLQQVKEKFHRCDIVGKRFPICRVRIKGSVVEVSSFKTIAKRTEGKEKVAFSCKPSGCNKRDFILWRDSMHRDFTINSLFFDLSENKIYDYTNAMEDVRSLKLRTIIPAQLSFEEDCARILRGVRIAARLGLALSRDIEIAIGSLSSSIAGLNKHRLMLEINSILSYGAAEPSLCLLQRLRLLEIILPFHAAYLDQQNRGHSAQSSLMLMRLFFNMDKLVSCNQPSDCTLWIGLLAFHLALVNNPQDASVIWAFASTLHHGKWKGASQFANKHAKLRVNFVPEISGSSTYKSALAERVSNLASLVQESVSILSDMNRLIESMTRYPHSSCSGLVLIQEQVANNVREIFQVLVNDVEFYNDGRECFEINYELLGKGFLRETRHVLGTIILNTMSGGVVQQEEAVEDKKLLDAVGDQQEIVISKQSRHASLSHLIAQEVFKDDNKSSQPVSSSDSLEGSVDEQQKFNGGEVHFY, encoded by the exons atggcggcggcggcggcggcgtcgctGAGAGCCGGCAATGGCGCGCTCTCTCGCCTCAAGGCGCTGCTCCACCTTCCGGTATCTCTG AGATTGAACCGCACGCTCGCCGGAGGGGAGCTGCAAGCTCAGGAGGAGCAAGCGGAGGCGAGCTCCGACGGCGCTGCTCATCTGG TTGAGATCGATATGTCGAAGTGGAAGACGTATGATGCGAGGTCCTGTGGAGTGACTGGTCATTCGATCCCGAAGTCTCCTTGGACCGTCTTGGCTTTGCTTCGCGATGCAG GATTTAATGCTTATCTAGTCGGCGGATGTGTCAGAGAcctaattttaaaaagagttCCGAAAGATTTTGATGTCATTACCACCGCTAGTTTACAGCAG GTGAAGGAAAAATTTCATCGTTGTGATATTGTTGGAAAGCGATTCCCAATATGTAGGGTCCGGATTAAAGGTTCTGTGGTAGAG GTGTCCAGCTTTAAGACAATTGCAAAGAGGacagaaggaaaagagaaggttGCCTTTTCTTGCAAGCCAAGTGGCTGCAATAAAAGGGACTTCATCCTCTGGAGGGACTCGATGCATAGGGACTTCACAATAAACAG TTTGTTCTTTGATCTATCAGAgaacaaaatttatgattacACCAATGCAATGGAAGATGTGAGATCTTTGAAG CTTAGGACTATAATCCCTGCCCAGTTGTCTTTTGAAGAGGACTGTG CAAGAATCCTGCGTGGAGTGAGAATTGCAGCTCGTCTGGGTTTGGCATTGTCAAGGGatattgaaattgcaattggTAGCCTCTCATCATCCATTGCAGGTTTAAACAAG CACAGGCTAATGTTGGAGATAAATTCTATCCTATCCTATGGAGCTGCTGAGCCTTCTCTCTGTCTGCTTCAGAGACTTAGGCTACTTGAGATTATTCTCCCATTTCAT GCAGCGTATCTTGATCAGCAGAATAGGGGGCACTCTGCCCAAAGCTCCTTGATGTTGATG AGATTATTCTTCAATATGGACAAATTGGTTTCATGCAACCAGCCTTCAGACTGCACTTTGTG GATTGGACTATTGGCATTCCACTTGGCATTAGTGAATAACCCTCAAGATGCTTCAGTAATTTGGGCTTTTGCATCAACTCTCCATCATGGAAAATGGAAAGGAGCTTCCCAATTTGCAAATAAACATGCTAAACTACGAGTTAATTTTGTACCTGAGATCTCAGGGTCATCTACTTATAAGTCAGCACTTGCAGAACGCGTTAGCAATTTAGCATCTTTGGTGCAGGAATCTGTCTCTATCTTAAGTGATATGAACAGACTAATTGAATCGATGACCAGATATCCACATTCCTCTTGTTCTGGTTTG GTGCTCATCCAAGAGCAGGTGGCGAATAATGTTAGAGAAATTTTTCAAGTGCTGGTTAATGATGTTGAATTTTACAATGATGGAAGAGAGTGTTTTGAAATTAACTATGAGTTACTTGGTAAGGGTTTTCTTCGTGAAACAAGACATGTTCTTGGCACAATCATTTTGAATACTATGAGTGGTGGAGTAGTGCAACAAGAGGAGGCTGTTGAGGATAAGAAGCTTTTGGATGCTGTTGGGGATCAACAAGAAATTGTTATCAGCAAGCAGTCGAGGCATGCTTCTCTAAGCCATTTGATAGCTCAAGAGGTATTCAAGGATGATAATAAGAGCAGTCAACCAGTGTCAAGTTCTGATTCACTCGAAGGAAGTGTTGATGAACAACAGAAGTTTAATGGGGGGGAGGTGCATTTCTATTGA
- the LOC104419582 gene encoding LOW QUALITY PROTEIN: phosphoserine aminotransferase 2, chloroplastic (The sequence of the model RefSeq protein was modified relative to this genomic sequence to represent the inferred CDS: inserted 2 bases in 2 codons), translating into MATAASPHSLMLKTPPPPPRPAPGPLSPSPPAYPPPPPSPSRSNAPPPPPSPRSAVAGPAAAQERIFNFAAGPAVLPEKVLLKAQSELYVWRESGMSVMEMSHRGKDFTSIIQKAESDLRALLEIPXEYAVLFLQGGATTQFAAXPLNLCHPDDSVDYIVTGSWGDKAFKEAQKYCKAKVVWSGKAEKYTKIPSFDDVQQDPDAKFLHICANETIHGVEFKDYPVPKNKGGILVADMSSNFCSKPVDVSKFGVIYAGAQKNVGPSGVTIVIIRKDLIGNAQGITPVMLDYKIQAENASLYNTPPCYGIYMCGLVFEDLLEQGGLKEVEKKNKKKAELLYRAFDESKGFYRCPVEPSVRSLMNVPFTLEKSELEAEFIKEAAKEKMVQLKGHRSVGGMRASIYNAMPLAGVEKLVAFMRDFQARHA; encoded by the exons atggccACCGCCGCCTCACCTCATTCGCTCATGCTCAAGAcccctccaccgccgccgcggCCGGCTCCAGGACCGCTTTCCCCGTCACCACCCGCCTACCCGCCACCGCCCCCAAGCCCATCTCGATCAAAtgcgccgccgccaccaccaagTCCAAGATCCGcggtcgccggccccgccgCGGCCCAGGAGCGGATCTTCAACTTCGCCGCCGGCCCCGCGGTCCTGCCGGAGAAGGTCCTCCTGAAGGCCCAGTCGGAGCTCTACGTCTGGCGCGAATCCGGCATGAGCGTCATGGAGATGAGCCACCGCGGCAAGGACTTCACCTCCATCATCCAGAAGGCCGAGTCGGATCTCCGGGCCCTCCTCGAGATCC CCGAGTACGCCGTCCTCTTCCTCCAGGGCGGCGCCACCACCCAGTTCGCCG GTCCCCTCAACCTCTGCCACCCCGACGATTCCGTCGACTACATCGTCACCGGCTCTTGGGGCGACAAGGCCTTCAAGGAGGCCCAGAAGTACTGCAAGGCCAAGGTGGTCTGGTCGGGGAAGGCCGAGAAGTACACCAAGATCCCATCTTTCGACGATGTCCAGCAGGACCCAGATGCCAAATTCTTGCACATCTGCGCCAACGAGACGATCCACGGCGTCGAATTCAAGGACTACCCCGTTCCGAAGAACAAAGGCGGGATCTTGGTGGCTGATATGTCCTCGAATTTCTGCTCCAAGCCCGTGGACGTGTCCAAGTTCGGGGTGATCTACGCCGGGGCGCAGAAGAATGTCGGCCCTTCCGGGGTCACCATCGTGATCATCAGGAAGGATCTGATCGGGAACGCCCAGGGGATCACCCCGGTGATGCTCGACTACAAGATCCAAGCCGAGAACGCCTCGCTGTACAACACGCCGCCCTGCTACGGGATCTACATGTGCGGGCTCGTGTTCGAGGACCTGTTGGAGCAGGGCGGGCTGAAGGAGgtggagaagaagaacaagaagaaggcCGAATTGCTGTATCGGGCCTTCGACGAGAGCAAAGGGTTCTACAGGTGCCCGGTCGAGCCGTCGGTGAGGTCGCTGATGAACGTGCCCTTCACGTTGGAGAAGTCGGAGCTGGAGGCCGAGTTCATCAAGGAGGCTGCGAAGGAGAAGATGGTTCAGCTCAAGGGGCACAGGTCGGTGGGAGGCATGAGGGCTTCAATCTACAATGCCATGCCTTTGGCTGGTGTTGAGAAGCTGGTTGCTTTCATGAGAGACTTCCAGGCAAGGCATGCCTAG
- the LOC104419583 gene encoding LOW QUALITY PROTEIN: isocitrate dehydrogenase [NAD] regulatory subunit 1, mitochondrial (The sequence of the model RefSeq protein was modified relative to this genomic sequence to represent the inferred CDS: inserted 6 bases in 4 codons) translates to MARASIASSLRRLLSRSGGGPSPLAAQSRSVTYMPRPGDGAPRGVTLIPGDGIGPLVTASVEEVMSAMHAPVYFEKYDVHGDMKRVPEEVIESIRKNKVCLKGGLKTPVGGGVSSLNVQLRKDLDLYASLVNCFNLPGLPTRHENVDIVVIRENTEGXYSGLEHEVVPGVVESLKVMTKFCSERIAQYXEYAYLNNRKKVTAVHKANIMKLADGLFLESCXEVAKKYPGITYSEIIVDNCCMQLVSKPEQFDVMVTPNLYGNLVANTAAGIAGGTGVMPGGNVGADHAIFEQGASAGNVGHEKLVQQKRANPVAVLLSSAMMLRHXQFPSFADRLETAVKRVISEGKYRTKDLGGDSTTQEITNAVIQALD, encoded by the exons ATGGCTCGGGCTTCGATCGCGTCGTCCCTCCGGCGCCTCCTCTCCAGATCCGGCGGCGGCCCCTCCCCGCTCGCCGCCCAGTCCCGATCCGTCACCTACATGCCCCGGCCGGGCGACGGGGCGCCGCGCGGCGTCACCCTCATCCCCGGCGACGGGATCGGGCCGCTCGTCACGGCCTCCGTGGAGGAGGTCATGTCCGCGATGCACGCGCCGGTCTACTTCGAGAAGTACGACGTCCACGGCGACATGAAGCGGGTGCCCGAGGAGGTGATCGAGTCGATCCGGAAGAACAAGGTGTGCCTGAAGGGCGGGCTGAAGACGCCCGTGGGCGGCGGGGTGAGCTCGCTGAACGTCCAGCTGAGGAAGGACCTCGATCTGTACGCCTCCCTCGTCAACTGCTTCAACCTGCCGGGGCTCCCGACGCGGCACGAGAACGTGGACATCGTGGTGATTCGGGAGAACACGGAGGG GTACTCGGGGCTCGAGCACGAGGTGGTTCCCGGTGTCGTCGAGAGTCTTAAG GTGATGACAAAGTTTTGTTCAGAGCGTATTGCACAAT GCGAGTATGCTTACTTGAACAATAGAAAGAAAGTGACTGCTGTCCACAAAGCAAACATTATGAAGCTGGCAGATGGTCTATTCCTGGAATCATG CGAAGTTGCCAAAAAGTACCCTGGGATTACGTATAGTGAGATCATTGTGGACAATTGTTGCATGCAACTTGTTTCCAAGCCTGAACAATTTGATGTCATG GTGACCCCCAATCTTTACGGGAATCTGGTCGCAAATACAGCAGCTGGCATAGCTGGTGGAACTGGAGTCATGCCAGGAG GTAATGTGGGGGCTGATCATGCCATTTTTGAGCAAGGGGCTTCAGCAGGTAACGTGGGTCATGAAAAGCTAGTCCAACAAAAGAGGGCGAATCCTGTAGCCGTGCTTCTATCATCTGCCATGATGCTGAGgc ctcaatttccatcaTTTGCTGATCGGCTAGAAACTGCCGTGAAGCGAGTAATATCAGAGGGAAAGTACCGGACGAAGGATCTAGGCGGAGACAGCACTACACAAGAGATCACTAACGCAGTCATACAAGCTTTGGACTAA